A part of Terriglobales bacterium genomic DNA contains:
- a CDS encoding MBL fold metallo-hydrolase → MRKLLLPLAFMASLSVAMAQDDFSKVEIKVHPVAGSIYMLEGEGGNIGVSVGDDGIVIVDDQFAPLAPKIKAALKGISDKPVRFVLNTHWHGDHVGGNAEFGSAGSTIIAHENVRERMAAGYKTPEREKKPAPKEALPIITFNDRATVHLNGEDIKAIHFAQGHTDGDAIIYFTKSNVIHMGDDFVTYGFPFVDMQSGGTVTGLLDAVEKVMKTAPAGAKIIPGHGPISTVADMKPFVDMIRETRAKVEAGVKAGKSLEQLQKDKVLAGYEKWSGDFINSDKWIETLYHDLTDKKGEYVKHN, encoded by the coding sequence ATGCGTAAGCTACTTTTGCCGTTGGCTTTCATGGCGTCACTGAGCGTGGCAATGGCTCAGGACGATTTTTCCAAGGTGGAGATCAAAGTCCATCCGGTTGCCGGATCGATATACATGCTCGAAGGCGAAGGGGGCAACATTGGCGTCTCTGTCGGTGACGACGGCATTGTGATCGTGGACGATCAATTTGCGCCGCTGGCACCGAAAATCAAGGCGGCACTGAAAGGGATCAGCGACAAGCCGGTACGGTTCGTGTTGAACACGCATTGGCACGGAGACCACGTGGGCGGCAATGCGGAGTTTGGCAGCGCTGGTTCCACGATCATCGCGCATGAGAACGTGCGGGAGCGAATGGCGGCGGGCTACAAGACGCCGGAGCGAGAAAAGAAGCCAGCGCCCAAGGAAGCGCTTCCGATCATCACCTTTAACGATCGGGCCACCGTGCACTTGAATGGCGAAGACATCAAGGCGATCCATTTCGCGCAGGGACACACGGACGGGGATGCGATCATCTACTTCACTAAATCGAATGTCATCCACATGGGAGACGATTTCGTGACGTATGGGTTTCCGTTCGTCGATATGCAGAGTGGCGGCACCGTGACTGGACTGCTGGACGCAGTCGAAAAGGTGATGAAGACAGCGCCTGCGGGAGCGAAGATCATCCCGGGTCACGGACCGATTTCGACAGTCGCCGACATGAAGCCGTTCGTCGATATGATCCGCGAAACCCGGGCCAAGGTGGAAGCTGGAGTGAAGGCGGGAAAATCGCTCGAACAGCTCCAAAAGGACAAGGTGCTGGCCGGTTATGAAAAGTGGAGCGGGGATTTCATCAACAGCGACAAGTGGATTGAAACCCTGTATCACGACCTGACCGACAAGAAGGGCGAGTACGTTAAACACAATTAA
- a CDS encoding CPXCG motif-containing cysteine-rich protein, whose translation MTSGFQCASCGEWNETSVDESAGSKQSYVEDCQVCCRPNVLKIWWDPDLAQFLIASELEYE comes from the coding sequence ATGACCTCCGGCTTCCAGTGCGCCTCATGCGGCGAATGGAACGAGACCTCCGTGGACGAATCCGCCGGCAGCAAGCAGTCTTACGTTGAAGATTGCCAGGTCTGTTGCCGCCCCAACGTGCTGAAGATCTGGTGGGATCCCGACCTGGCGCAGTTCCTGATCGCCTCCGAACTGGAATACGAATAG
- the coaD gene encoding pantetheine-phosphate adenylyltransferase produces the protein MKDVIAIYPGSFDPVTNGHLDLIQRGSQIFDQLIVAILHNPEKDPLFTLDERLEMLREFTAQYGNVRIDTFNGLLVDYARQVKAKAILRGIRAISDYEYELQMALMNRKLNPELETVFMMPAVSYSYVSSRLVKEIARLGGAVTGLVPKAVEERLLSKVNGK, from the coding sequence TTGAAAGACGTCATCGCCATTTATCCGGGTTCATTCGACCCAGTAACCAACGGGCATCTCGACCTGATCCAGCGCGGGAGCCAGATTTTCGATCAGTTGATTGTGGCCATCCTGCACAATCCTGAAAAAGATCCGTTGTTTACTCTCGACGAAAGACTCGAAATGCTGCGTGAGTTCACGGCGCAGTATGGCAATGTTCGTATCGATACGTTCAATGGACTGCTGGTCGATTACGCCCGGCAGGTAAAGGCAAAGGCGATTCTGCGTGGCATCCGCGCGATCAGCGACTATGAATACGAGTTGCAGATGGCACTCATGAACCGGAAGTTGAATCCGGAACTGGAAACGGTATTCATGATGCCTGCGGTGAGTTATTCCTACGTTAGTTCCCGGCTTGTGAAGGAGATTGCGCGACTGGGCGGCGCCGTAACAGGTCTCGTCCCGAAAGCCGTCGAAGAACGGCTGCTGAGCAAGGTAAACGGTAAATAA
- a CDS encoding pyridoxal phosphate-dependent aminotransferase, translated as MATSTISPTTLTQRINRIEVSATMAVVAEAEKLRSAGADLVDFGAGEPHFATPQHIKDAAIAAIQNNFSKYTAVGGTIELKDAIRNRHAADFGSDYKREEVIASTGGKHALFNAIQVLVDHGDEVIVPVPYWVSFKDIIQYGGGVPVFVQTDESRGFALTADMVERKITSRTKAIILNTPSNPSGAVIDPKDVEAIIRLAHSRGIYVIADECYVYLDYTGNRFSAASISGVKDHLVVIGSLSKTYAMTGWRMGYALSPAPITSAMQKLQSQSTSNPTSIVQKAAVAALTSSQQCIGDMKADYVKLRDRIVEGLNDIPGVKCVKPTGAFYAYPNISAFFGKGGINSASDAAKKLLHEAHVVVVPGEAFGTTEHIRLSYATSLKEIERGLERMKKFFEAL; from the coding sequence ATGGCCACGAGCACCATTTCTCCGACCACCCTTACCCAGCGGATCAACCGCATTGAAGTTTCCGCCACTATGGCGGTGGTGGCCGAAGCGGAAAAGCTTCGTTCCGCGGGCGCTGACCTGGTTGATTTCGGCGCCGGTGAGCCTCACTTCGCTACGCCGCAGCACATCAAGGACGCGGCCATCGCGGCCATTCAGAACAATTTCAGCAAGTACACCGCCGTGGGCGGCACCATCGAACTGAAGGATGCCATCCGGAACCGTCACGCGGCCGACTTCGGCTCCGACTACAAGCGCGAGGAAGTCATCGCCTCCACTGGCGGCAAGCACGCCCTCTTCAACGCCATCCAGGTGCTGGTCGATCACGGCGACGAAGTCATCGTCCCGGTTCCCTACTGGGTCTCCTTCAAGGACATCATCCAGTACGGTGGCGGCGTGCCGGTCTTCGTCCAGACCGACGAGAGCCGCGGATTCGCCCTTACCGCCGACATGGTGGAGCGCAAGATCACGTCGCGCACCAAGGCGATCATCCTGAACACGCCCAGCAATCCCAGCGGCGCTGTCATCGACCCCAAGGACGTCGAAGCCATCATCCGTCTGGCTCATAGCCGCGGCATCTACGTCATCGCCGACGAGTGCTACGTCTACCTCGACTACACGGGCAACCGCTTCTCAGCAGCTTCGATAAGCGGAGTGAAAGATCACCTGGTGGTGATTGGGTCCCTGTCGAAGACCTATGCCATGACGGGATGGCGCATGGGTTACGCACTCTCGCCGGCGCCGATTACCTCGGCCATGCAGAAGCTGCAAAGCCAGAGCACGTCGAACCCGACCTCCATCGTGCAGAAAGCTGCCGTCGCGGCGCTCACCAGTTCGCAGCAGTGCATCGGGGACATGAAGGCCGATTACGTGAAACTGCGTGACCGCATCGTTGAGGGATTGAATGACATTCCGGGTGTGAAGTGCGTGAAGCCAACTGGTGCGTTCTACGCGTATCCGAACATCTCCGCCTTCTTCGGTAAAGGCGGCATCAACTCCGCGTCGGATGCCGCGAAGAAACTGCTGCACGAAGCTCACGTGGTCGTCGTTCCCGGCGAGGCCTTCGGCACCACCGAGCACATTCGCCTGTCGTACGCGACGTCGTTGAAAGAAATCGAGCGCGGCCTCGAGAGGATGAAGAAGTTCTTCGAGGCGCTATAG
- the add gene encoding adenosine deaminase: MGVDLHASAFGKLVPVKEQSISEFIAALPKAELHLHLEGSVDPATLSELSRRHNTPLPATENNYGHNPDSGKELSEDDVRQLYRYQDFNGFLMAFKAVTERLRTPEDYELITYRLMQKLKSQNVVHAEVYVSVGVIHWRGQSFEHIFEGLDRGRERGERDFGVKLYWIFDAVRHFGAEAAAKVFDQAARLRDRHVIGIGIGGDENRGPAVWFRDLYAKAADHGLRLTCHAGESAGPESIWSALRDLKAERIGHGLTAIQDPKLMDYLAEHQIPVEICLSSNVRTGCCASLQEHPLPTYIDRGMLVTLNTDDPEMFETTLNREYELAAEMFGLSTEALKNLTKSSMKAAFRLI; encoded by the coding sequence ATGGGTGTCGACCTGCACGCATCAGCATTTGGTAAGCTCGTCCCAGTGAAGGAACAAAGCATCTCGGAATTCATAGCAGCCCTTCCGAAAGCGGAGCTGCACCTGCACCTGGAAGGCTCCGTCGATCCAGCAACCCTCTCCGAGCTTAGCCGCCGCCACAACACGCCCCTGCCCGCGACGGAAAACAACTATGGCCACAATCCCGATAGCGGCAAAGAGCTCAGCGAAGACGACGTCCGGCAGCTCTATCGCTACCAAGACTTCAACGGCTTTCTCATGGCGTTCAAGGCCGTAACCGAGCGGCTCCGCACGCCCGAAGATTACGAGCTGATCACGTATCGGCTCATGCAGAAGCTCAAGTCCCAGAACGTCGTACATGCCGAGGTGTACGTCTCCGTCGGCGTGATCCACTGGCGCGGTCAGTCATTCGAGCACATTTTTGAAGGACTCGATCGCGGACGCGAGCGTGGCGAACGCGACTTCGGCGTCAAGCTCTACTGGATCTTCGACGCCGTCCGGCACTTCGGCGCTGAGGCAGCGGCAAAAGTCTTCGACCAAGCTGCCCGGTTGCGCGACCGGCACGTCATCGGGATCGGCATCGGTGGAGACGAGAATCGCGGTCCAGCCGTGTGGTTCCGCGACCTCTATGCCAAAGCCGCCGATCACGGCCTGCGTTTGACCTGCCATGCCGGGGAAAGCGCCGGACCCGAGTCGATCTGGAGCGCCCTGCGCGACCTGAAAGCCGAGCGGATCGGCCACGGTCTGACGGCAATTCAGGATCCCAAGCTCATGGACTACCTCGCCGAACACCAAATTCCGGTCGAGATCTGTCTCTCCTCCAACGTGCGCACCGGATGCTGCGCATCACTGCAAGAGCACCCGCTGCCCACCTACATCGACCGCGGAATGCTGGTGACGCTCAACACCGACGACCCCGAGATGTTCGAAACCACCCTGAACCGGGAATACGAACTAGCCGCCGAGATGTTCGGGCTGTCAACAGAAGCCCTCAAAAACCTGACAAAAAGCTCGATGAAAGCGGCTTTTCGATTAATTTGA
- a CDS encoding thiamine phosphate synthase has product MILYYITDSRQLGSHELLLEKIAEAAAAGVDYIQLRERDLPTRQLEMLSAEAVAAVRRSGSQTKLLINSRVDVALAVGADGVHLRSNDMAASEARAIWAESSGRTDCVIGVSCHSLHDVLSAEGHGADFVVFGPVFGKLGSTEPPLGLAALTQVVNRGNPPDPKVEAGQSLRMPVIALGGVTLASAADCARVGAAGVAAIRMFQERKISEIVGRLK; this is encoded by the coding sequence TTGATCCTGTATTACATCACCGATTCCAGACAGCTCGGCTCGCATGAGCTACTGCTGGAAAAGATTGCGGAAGCTGCCGCCGCCGGCGTCGACTACATCCAACTGCGCGAGCGGGATCTCCCAACCCGTCAGCTCGAAATGCTCTCCGCCGAAGCCGTCGCCGCCGTTCGCCGCAGTGGTTCGCAAACGAAGCTGCTGATCAACTCACGCGTCGATGTCGCGCTCGCCGTCGGAGCAGACGGTGTCCACCTGCGATCCAACGACATGGCCGCCAGCGAAGCTCGCGCGATCTGGGCAGAGTCCTCTGGCCGAACCGATTGCGTAATCGGCGTCTCCTGCCACTCACTCCATGACGTGCTCAGCGCCGAAGGCCACGGAGCCGATTTCGTCGTCTTCGGACCGGTGTTCGGGAAATTAGGTAGCACCGAGCCTCCGCTTGGTTTGGCAGCCCTTACGCAGGTCGTGAACCGCGGCAACCCGCCCGATCCGAAAGTTGAGGCCGGACAGTCTCTCCGCATGCCGGTCATCGCGCTGGGAGGCGTAACGCTTGCAAGTGCCGCCGATTGTGCCCGAGTAGGCGCCGCAGGAGTAGCAGCCATTCGAATGTTTCAGGAAAGAAAAATCAGCGAGATCGTCGGCAGGTTGAAGTAG
- a CDS encoding TA system VapC family ribonuclease toxin — protein sequence MIVCDANILLYAYNLVSPQHTAARNWVEATFSGEESVLLPWPVITAFLRISTSSQAFNQPLSMAEATETVGEWLEQPKVMAAVATDRHWLILSRVLTEGQVSGRSTMDAEIAAYAIEYGATLCTCDRGFARFPGLKFINPLTS from the coding sequence TTGATCGTCTGCGACGCCAACATCCTCCTGTACGCTTACAATCTGGTTTCGCCGCAACACACCGCTGCACGAAACTGGGTAGAAGCCACTTTTTCAGGCGAAGAGTCCGTTTTGCTTCCTTGGCCCGTCATTACTGCCTTCTTGCGGATCAGCACAAGCTCGCAAGCTTTCAATCAACCACTTAGCATGGCGGAAGCGACTGAAACAGTTGGCGAGTGGCTTGAGCAGCCTAAGGTTATGGCTGCCGTCGCGACCGATCGCCATTGGCTCATTCTCAGTCGAGTCTTAACCGAAGGGCAGGTTAGCGGACGCTCTACGATGGACGCAGAGATTGCCGCCTATGCCATCGAGTATGGAGCGACCTTGTGCACCTGTGATCGGGGTTTCGCTCGCTTTCCCGGCTTGAAGTTCATCAATCCCCTCACCTCATGA